Genomic segment of Desulfurispora thermophila DSM 16022:
AAATCTCCGGCATTCGCTACATCATGGACCTGGATGCCGAGGAAGTGGAGCAGATTCTGGGTTGATGTTTTTGTTAAAAATGGGTTAACACGACGAAAAGCACTTGCCATATTGATCAGGTAGCTGTATAATTAGCCTATAAAAAAGAAAGCCATACTGTTTGGATACAGCGCTGTATCTACAATTGGCAACGATGCCCTGACAGGGATGTTATGTCTCTGGGCAGGGCTTTTTTATTTGACCGGCGCTGGCCACGTCCGGTCAAAGGAGGGCAGGATTTGTTATTGTATGGATGTTTTGCCGGTTGAAAAAGAAGGGTTATAATAAATAAACCGGGCGGCAGGATTTAAATAGCAGTTGGGGAGGCACACCGAGGTGGCCGAGTACAGGATTGTGCTGGTAGACAGTGATGCCAGCTGGAGAAAAAACTTCAAAGCCATGCTGGTAAAGCTTGGTTACTGGGTGATCGGGGATACCAGCGATGGCCTGACGGCGTTAAAGATGGTGCGGGCGCGCCAACCCGACCTGGTTATTGTCGATGCAGCTTTAAGCGGTATCGACGGTTATGAAATAGCCAGGATCGTCTATGAAGACAAGCTGGCCCCGGTGATTATGACCACTTCCTCCCCCAGTCTTGTACTGGTGGAAAAGGCCCGGGAAGCCAGGATTGCCTCGTTGCTGGTTAAACCGGTGGATGAAGCAACTCTCCTGCCGCTGATTGAACTGACCATGACCAACTACCAGGAAATCGTGCGCCTGGAAAATCAGGTCAAAGAGCTGAAAGAGGCACTGGAAACCCGTAAACTGGTGGAAAAGGCCAAGGGCATTTTGATGCAGAAGCTGGGGCTCAGTGAGCCGGAAGCCTTTAAGAGGATGCAGCGGCAGAGTATGAACAAGCGCATTTCCATGCGCCAGGTAGCCGAGGCCATAATTATGACCTACAGTCTGCAGGGCGATTAAAGAACTTTGCATCATAACAAAACTTTAAAAAGGATGGTTGATTTATGGAAAAAGCTATAAAAAACGAGATTATGAGCAAGGCCAGGGAAATGCAGGTAAAATTCATCCGC
This window contains:
- a CDS encoding ANTAR domain-containing response regulator, whose amino-acid sequence is MAEYRIVLVDSDASWRKNFKAMLVKLGYWVIGDTSDGLTALKMVRARQPDLVIVDAALSGIDGYEIARIVYEDKLAPVIMTTSSPSLVLVEKAREARIASLLVKPVDEATLLPLIELTMTNYQEIVRLENQVKELKEALETRKLVEKAKGILMQKLGLSEPEAFKRMQRQSMNKRISMRQVAEAIIMTYSLQGD